From Watersipora subatra chromosome 8, tzWatSuba1.1, whole genome shotgun sequence, a single genomic window includes:
- the LOC137402703 gene encoding intermembrane lipid transfer protein VPS13A-like yields the protein MVKGIVKGIVKGMVKGIVKGIVKGMVKGIVKGMVKGMVKGIVKGIVKGIVKGIVKGMVKGIVKGIVKDIVKGIVKGIVKGMVKGIVKGIVKGSFAKVINHQLDLFHAAYTLNDYPLFMLYHL from the exons ATGGTTAAGGGTATAGTTAAGGGTATAGTTAAGGGTATGGTTAAGGGTATAGTTAAGGGTATAGTTAAGGGTATGGTTAAGGGTATAGTTAAGGGTATGGTTAAGGGTATGGTTAAGGGTATAGTTAAGGGTATAGTTAAGGGTATAGTTAAGGGTATAGTTAAGGGTATGGTTAAGGGTATAGTTAAGGGTATAGTTAAGGATATAGTTAAGGGTATAGTTAAGGGTATAGTTAAGGGTATGGTTAAGGGTATAGTTAAGGGTATAGTTAAAG GTTCATTCGCTAAAGTCATCAACCATCAACTTGATTTATTTCATGCTGCCTACACGCTTAATGATTATCCCCTTTTTATGCTCTATCACCTGTGA
- the LOC137402704 gene encoding collagen alpha chain-like: MVTKHSSQSLAAGSAQRYTHVQRSNLVSNIHERSNIYANQKEIDLKKFDNFDSHKRRCKRLMRMENCDYSLAAANKAKLKIYGYSTGILAILLVGSIVANVMVYNFIYQRVDQENQEIGQLQIEVAKLTSEDADMLRAKRTYATKPVKKCDCPKGPIGPKGDDGKDGKDGQDGKNGKPGQPGKDGKDGKPGMKGDTGAPGMKGDKGNPGKDGKMGNPGETGATGVKGKPGDEGETGATGATGKMGNQGEKGMKGQTGATGMKGGDGDDGETGATGMKGNTGAPGKDGKDGATGAPGKKGDKGNDGKDGKDGADGEKGAQGMKGVTGAKGKDGKDGKDGKDGAPGMKGNTGAKGNTGADGAKGQKGMKGLTGQKGMDGKDGADGQKGDRGMKGVTGANGDDGKDGKDGKDGKQGEKGDTGAPGNDGQDGKDGKVGQQGEKGRPGTPGTNGKDGKDGKNGEKGMKGNTGAKGDKGNDGKDGKDGAPGDKGNTGAQGPKGKDGKAGAPGMKGKDGAPGNDGKDGNPGKDGKRGPQGDTGAAGKDGKDGKAGAPGMKGNTGAPGNDGKDGEDGKDGAPGAKGMRGAPGKDGKDGQDGKPGAQGKQGDTGPRGLPGKDGKDGATGAKGMKGPAGMPGADGDDGKDGKDGKDGAKGDKGKDGKDGKDGAPGPKGMTGQKGEPGPKGKSYGGGYKFTEKGEPGY, translated from the exons ATGGTGACTAAACATTCCTCTCAATCACTAGCTGCCGGCTCGGCTCAGAGATACACCCATGTACAGCGAAGCAATTTGGTGAGCAATATCCACGAAAGGTCCAACATTTATGCAAACCAAAAAGAG ATTGACCTCAAAAAGTTTGACAACTTTGACTCTCACAAGAGACGATGCAAACGACTAATGCGC ATGGAGAACTGTGATTATTCCCTAGCGGCTGCCAACAAGGCCAAGCTTAAGATCTATGGTTATAGCACAGGAATCTTGGCTATTCTACTCGTGGGAAGCATTGTAGCAAACGTTATGGTCTACAATTTTATCTACCAGAGAGTCGACCAG GAGAACCAAgaaataggacaactccagataGAAGTTGCAAAGCTTACATCGGAAGATGCAGATATGTTG AGAGCCAAGAGAACTTACGCCACAAAACCAGTCAAGAAGTGTGACTGCCCCAAGGGACCTATTGGACCAAAG GGAGACGATGGAAAAGATGGTAAGGATGGACAAGATGGCAAAAACGGAAAACCAGGACAACCAGGTAAAGATGGAAAGGATGGCAAACCTGGAATGAAGGGAGATACCGGAGCACCAGGTATGAAGGGTGATAAGGGTAATCCTGGCAAAGATGGAAAGATGGGTAATCCAGGAGAAACTGGTGCAACTGGAGTAAAAGGGAAACCCGGAGATGAGGGAGAGACCGGAGCTACAGGAGCGACAGGCAAAATGGGAAACCAAGGCGAGAAGGGCATGAAAGGCCAAACTGGAGCAACAGGAATGAAGGGAGGTGATGGTGATGATGGTGAAACTGGTGCTACAGGTATGAAAGGAAACACCGGTGCACCTGGTAAGGATGGTAAAGATGGAGCTACTGGAGCACCTGGAAAGAAGGGAGACAAAGGAAACGATGGAAAAGATGGAAAGGATGGTGCTGATGGAGAAAAGGGAGCACAAGGAATGAAGGGCGTGACTGGCGCTAAAGGAAAGGATGGTAAAGATGGCAAAGACGGAAAGGATGGCGCACCAGGAATGAAAGGCAACACCGGAGCCAAGGGCAATACTGGTGCTGATGGCGCTAAGGGACAGAAAGGCATGAAGGGCCTTACCGGCCAAAAGGGAATGGATGGAAAGGATGGTGCTGATGGCCAAAAGGGTGATCGAGGAATGAAAGGAGTAACAGGTGCTAATGGCGATGATGGAAAAGATGGCAAAGATGGAAAGGATGGCAAACAGGGCGAGAAGGGTGACACCGGAGCTCCTGGCAATGACGGTCAAGATGGCAAAGACGGTAAAGTTGGCCAACAAGGAGAGAAGGGACGTCCAGGAACCCCAGGAACTAATGGTAAAGATGGCAAAGACGGCAAAAATGGTGAAAAGGGAATGAAAGGAAATACAGGGGCTAAAGGAGACAAAGGAAACGATGGAAAAGATGGAAAGGATGGTGCACCGGGTGATAAGGGAAATACTGGAGCTCAAGGACCAAAGGGTAAAGATGGCAAGGCTGGTGCTCCTGGTATGAAAGGAAAGGATGGGGCTCCAGGCAACGATGGAAAAGATGGAAACCCTGGAAAGGATGGTAAACGTGGACCACAGGGAGATACCGGAGCAGCTGGCAAAGATGGAAAAGATGGAAAGGCCGGTGCACCTGGAATGAAGGGAAACACTGGCGCTCCTGGCAATGATGGAAAGGATGGCGAAGATGGTAAAGATGGAGCACCAGGAGCTAAAGGAATGCGTGGTGCACCTGGCAAAGATGGTAAAGATGGACAAGATGGTAAACCTGGTGCTCAAGGCAAGCAAGGTGACACTGGACCAAGAGGATTGCCCGGTAAAGATGGCAAGGACGGAGCCACAGGAGCTAAGGGAATGAAGGGACCAGCTGGCATGCCAGGCGCCGATGGCGATGATGGTAAAGATGGAAAGGATGGCAAAGATGGAGCTAAAGGAGACAAAGGAAAGGATGGTAAAGATGGAAAGGATGGTGCACCAGGTCCCAAGGGAATGACTGGACAAAAG GGAGAGCCAGGACCAAAGGGAAAGTCATACGGCGGCGGTTACAAGTTCACCGAGAAAGGAGAACCAGGCTACTAA